A window of Microbacterium sp. BK668 genomic DNA:
CTCGAGGAGCGCCAGCGCGGGCACGGTGACGAACACGGTCGCGCGGATGCCTCGCGCCTGCTCGGGGTGCGACGCACTCCCCCCGTCGATCAGGAGGTCGCCGAGGATGTCGGCGCGGATCTGGTCCAGCGTTCGCGCCTCTCCCTCGGAACCCGCGATCACCTTCGCCATCGCGGTCAGGCGGCCGAAGGCTGCGTGGGCCTCGACGGCCGGAAGGTAGCCGCCGAGGAACGCCATGCCGTCTTCGCCGGGGTCGACGAAGACCCGCCGCTTCGAGAGGGCGCGCTCGTGGCGCTCCGCGAGCGTCTCGGAGCGTGCGGCCTCGACGAGAGCCCGAACCTTGCGGCGGAAGGTGCCGACGGGCTCGGCCTCGGCGAGCGCGATCGCCTCGCGGACGAGCTCCGCGGCCAGCTCGGGCTCGATCTCGTCGAGGACGTCGACGAGCACCGTCGCGTGCCGCTCGGTCATGCCCGCGTGCGAGAGCGAATCGAGCACCTCGGGATAGCGGTGCACCAGGGCCTCGGCGAGCCGGACGAGTTCCGCCGCGGCGTACTCCGTGACGCGCAGCGCCGCCGCCAGCTCCAGCCGAAGCGAGCGCTCGGCGATGTCGCTCGACCCGCGCCCGTATCGTCCAGCCTCATCCAGCGCCTCTCGGCGCATCGCATCGACCCGCGCGTACTGCTGCGCCCGTATGACCGACATCATGTCGGCGACCTCGACGACGAGGTCTATCGCGTCGGGGACCGGCGGGTGCTCCTCGGTGAACATGCT
This region includes:
- a CDS encoding HNH endonuclease signature motif containing protein, with protein sequence MFTEEHPPVPDAIDLVVEVADMMSVIRAQQYARVDAMRREALDEAGRYGRGSSDIAERSLRLELAAALRVTEYAAAELVRLAEALVHRYPEVLDSLSHAGMTERHATVLVDVLDEIEPELAAELVREAIALAEAEPVGTFRRKVRALVEAARSETLAERHERALSKRRVFVDPGEDGMAFLGGYLPAVEAHAAFGRLTAMAKVIAGSEGEARTLDQIRADILGDLLIDGGSASHPEQARGIRATVFVTVPALALLEEGAATDEPAVVEGVGPVPVDRARELAGGDGAMMRILTHPETGMVLSVGRDRYETPAWLRKLVQWRADRCQAPGCSMPASRCQIDHSIAWEHGGATALWNLGPLCQGHHTVKHHGGWVVTQLADGSLEWISPSGRRYVVRPERRVPVFRPTDAADAPF